CGAACTGTGGAAAAGTATGCGGAGAAGCGCAAACAGCTGAAAGAAGCTGGCGACTACGAAGCATTACAAAAACTTCCAAGAGATGCCAGTCCTACTCGTGTAAGGAACAGATGTAGCCTGACCGGGCGATCCCGCGGTTACATTAGCGAGTTTGGTATTTCACGGATTAAGTTCCGCGAATTGGCACTAGATGGAAAAATTCCAGGTGTTCGAAAAGCAAGTTGGTAAAACAGAGATAACACAAAATGAATAGCGACACTATATCAGATTTTTTAACACGCATTAGAAATGCTCAGCAGGCAGGACACCGCCGTGTTGACATCCCCGCTTCGAAAGTAAAGAGGGCTATGTCTAAAATTCTTGTAGACAAAGGATACATTAGCAGATTTATTGACATTGAAGATAACAAGCAGGGTGTCTTAAGACTGTTTCTGAAGTATGATGCTTACGGACAGCCGGTTATTCGGGAAATGAAACGAATTTCCAAACCGGGCCTTCGCAAGTACAGCTCCAGTGATAATTTGCCAAAAACATATGGTGGTCTTGGAATTGTGATTGTATCTACCTCCCAGGGAGTGATGACTGACAAAGAAGCACGAAAATTAAAAGTAGGCGGAGAAGTTCTCTGCTCAGTTTACTAAAATAGATTTATACGATTATGTCGAGAATAGGAAAACGACCTGTCCCAATTTCAGATAAGATCGAGCTTAGTATCGGGGCCGATAATGTGGTTACCGTAAAAGGCGAGAAAGGCAGCGGTTCTGTTAGAGTTCATCCGGACATTAAGGTTGAAACCAAAAACAATGAAATTATTGTGAGCCGCCCAAGTGACTCGAAAGAGCACAAATCTCTGCATGGCCTTTACAGATCTCTTCTGAGCAATATGGTAGAAGGAGTTTCTGAAGGTTATAAAAAACAATTGGAGATTATTGGTGTTGGTTACCGGGCAACATACACAAATGGTGTGTTGGAAATGAACCTTGGTTATTCTCATCCCATTTATTTTGTACCACCGGAAGGAATTGAGATTGAAGTTGATACCAAATCTCGTAAAAATCCCATTATTGTAATCACTGGGATTAATAAAGAGCTGGTAGGGCAGGTTGCCGCCAAACTGAGATCACTTAGAAAACCAGAGCCTTACAAAGGTAAAGGCGTTCGGTACCTTGATGAACAAGTAAGAAGAAAAGCTGGTAAATCTGCAGCTAAATAATCCATTAAGAATCTGAAACAATGAGAAAGAATAATTTAAAGCAGGAACGCAGAAACAAGATTCGGAGACGAATCCGTTCTACCATTCGTGGAACGGCTGAACGCCCGCGATTGTGCATTTTCAAAAGTAACAAGCATGTATATTTGCAGTTGATTAATGACCGGGAAAGTGCAACCATTCTCTCAGTTTCTACTCAAACTGCAGATTTGCAAAAAGAATTGAAAGACAAAGAGTCCGTTGAGGCAGCAAAAATTGTTGGAAAAGCTCTTGCTGAAGCTGCAAAGGACAAAGGTATTACAAAAGCTGTTTACGACAGAAGTGGATATAAATACCACGGAATTGTAAAAGCTGCAGCAGATGGTGCCCGAGAAGGAGGTTTAGACTTATAATTAATTGAATTATGCCAAAAGTAAGACGTAAACATAATATACCCGCAGCAAACTTAAACCTTGAAGAAAAACTGGTTCACATAAACCGGGTTGCAAAGGTTGTAAAAGGTGGACGCCGATTCAGCTTTAACGCCATTGTAGTTGTTGGAAATGGTGAAGGAGTTGTAGGGCACGGTTTAGGAAAAGCGAACGAGGTATCCGATGCGATCCAAAAAGGATTTGATAACGCAAAGAAAAACCTCATTAAAGTTCCGATTACCAAGTCCGGAAGTATTCATCATCCTGTTGTAGGTAAGGCCGGAGCTGGGAAAGTGTTGTTACGTCCTGCCTCTGCAGGTACGGGGGTAATTGCCGGCGGCGCTGTAAAAGCTATTTTGGATGTTGCCGGTGTGCATAACATCCTCTCAAAATCTCTTGGATCGGCAAATCCGCACAACATGGTAAAAGCCGCTTACGAAGCTTTGAGGCAATTAACCGATCCGGTAGAAGTTGCCCAGAGAAGAGGCGTTAGTGTTGAAAAAGTTTTTGAAGGATAAGAAATCGATTTAATACAGACTTCATTATGAAATTACACAATTTAAAAGCTCCCAAAGAGAATAAGAAAAACCGGAAACGGGTTGGCCGCGGCCAGGGATCTGGAATGGGTGAGCAATCCGGACGCGGACACAACGGGCAAAACTCCCGAAGTGGCGGTGGGGTTGGCGCCTGGTTTGAAGGTGGTCAAATGCCGCTTCAGAGAAGAATCCCGAAGTTTGGATTTAAAAACCGTTTTCGTACAGAATATCAGGCTTTAAATGTTCAAAAAGTCTCTGATTTCGTAGAAGCAGGAAAACTTTCTGAAGATATTTCGTTTGAAGATCTCGTGAATGCAGGAATTGTTCACAAGAATGACAAAGTGAAATTATTAGGAAGTGGTGAAACAGATAAAAAAATAAACATCGAGGTTCATGCCAGCAGCGAATCTGCAACAAAAAAGATTGAAGATGCCGGCGGATCAGTAACCATAATCTCCTAAAAGCCATTAGGTCAACTTCTTCATGAGCTTAATCGAGAATTTTAGAAATATCTTTAAAATTGAAGACCTGAGAAATCGCATTCTATATGTGGTGGGTATTCTCTTGGTCTATCGGCTTGGTAGCTACGTTACCATGCCGGGTGTTGATGCTACAATGCTTACCCAGCAAACAGGAAATGCCTCTGATTTATTGGGGCTTTTTGATCTTTTTGTGGGTGGGGCTTTTTCAAGAGCCGGTGTTTTTGCGTTGGGTATCATGCCTTATATCACAGCTGCAATTATCATTCAGTTGATGGGAGCTGCGGTTCCTTATTTCCAAAAATTACAGCGTGAAGGTGAAGAAGGACGGCGAAAAATTAATCGCCTGACTCGTTACGGAACAGTTGGTATTACTGCCGTTCAGGCGATTGGA
This sequence is a window from Rhodohalobacter sp. 614A. Protein-coding genes within it:
- the rpsN gene encoding 30S ribosomal protein S14; this encodes MAKKSWIARNEKRKRTVEKYAEKRKQLKEAGDYEALQKLPRDASPTRVRNRCSLTGRSRGYISEFGISRIKFRELALDGKIPGVRKASW
- the rpsH gene encoding 30S ribosomal protein S8; this encodes MNSDTISDFLTRIRNAQQAGHRRVDIPASKVKRAMSKILVDKGYISRFIDIEDNKQGVLRLFLKYDAYGQPVIREMKRISKPGLRKYSSSDNLPKTYGGLGIVIVSTSQGVMTDKEARKLKVGGEVLCSVY
- the rplF gene encoding 50S ribosomal protein L6; translated protein: MSRIGKRPVPISDKIELSIGADNVVTVKGEKGSGSVRVHPDIKVETKNNEIIVSRPSDSKEHKSLHGLYRSLLSNMVEGVSEGYKKQLEIIGVGYRATYTNGVLEMNLGYSHPIYFVPPEGIEIEVDTKSRKNPIIVITGINKELVGQVAAKLRSLRKPEPYKGKGVRYLDEQVRRKAGKSAAK
- the rplR gene encoding 50S ribosomal protein L18, giving the protein MRKNNLKQERRNKIRRRIRSTIRGTAERPRLCIFKSNKHVYLQLINDRESATILSVSTQTADLQKELKDKESVEAAKIVGKALAEAAKDKGITKAVYDRSGYKYHGIVKAAADGAREGGLDL
- the rpsE gene encoding 30S ribosomal protein S5 is translated as MPKVRRKHNIPAANLNLEEKLVHINRVAKVVKGGRRFSFNAIVVVGNGEGVVGHGLGKANEVSDAIQKGFDNAKKNLIKVPITKSGSIHHPVVGKAGAGKVLLRPASAGTGVIAGGAVKAILDVAGVHNILSKSLGSANPHNMVKAAYEALRQLTDPVEVAQRRGVSVEKVFEG
- the rplO gene encoding 50S ribosomal protein L15 gives rise to the protein MKLHNLKAPKENKKNRKRVGRGQGSGMGEQSGRGHNGQNSRSGGGVGAWFEGGQMPLQRRIPKFGFKNRFRTEYQALNVQKVSDFVEAGKLSEDISFEDLVNAGIVHKNDKVKLLGSGETDKKINIEVHASSESATKKIEDAGGSVTIIS